A single window of Arvicanthis niloticus isolate mArvNil1 chromosome X, mArvNil1.pat.X, whole genome shotgun sequence DNA harbors:
- the H2al3 gene encoding histone H2A-like 3 translates to MARKRQRRPNISRSRRAELQFPVSRVDRFLREGKFSRRLSSSAPVFLAGVLEYLTSNILDLAGEEAHNNGRKRIAPEHVCQVVQNNDQLHQFFKEGTKSPFDSSEPDQN, encoded by the coding sequence ATGgctagaaagagacagagacgaCCGAACATATCCCGCTCAAGAAGAGCAGAACTTCAATTCCCCGTTAGCCGTGTAGACCGCTTCCTACGAGAAGGAAAGTTTTCTAGGCGCTTAAGCTCTTCTGCGCCTGTATTCCTTGCCGGCGTTCTTGAGTACCTGACATCCAACATCCTTGACCTGGCTGGTGAGGAGGCCCATAACAATGGCAGGAAGCGCATCGCTCCAGAGCATGTGTGCCAAGTGGTACAGAACAATGACCAGCTCCACCAATTCTTCAAAGAAGGCACCAAATCCCCATTTGACTCATCAGAGCCTGATCAGAACTGA